The following nucleotide sequence is from Populus nigra chromosome 15, ddPopNigr1.1, whole genome shotgun sequence.
TAAATGCCTAGGATTCGCCTTGATATTCTTCTAGATCTAGCTAGTAAGTAGCTAGATGTTTTAAAAGCGTTTAATGAGATGTGCCTGCTGCGTGTGGTCCTTCATGTGATGATGCCTCAGATGCCAaatgttcttttgtttttttaccagTTCTAAATTTAGGGCTCGATTGTTTTTTCTGTTAGataatgttttaataatttttttttgtttttaaatttgtttatacattaatatttttaaaatttttaaaatatttttttaataatataacaatatgttagaagtaaaaaaaacttcaaaaaatatacaGATAGAAAAGGCCCATCGATTTTACCCCATCTTTTGGCAGAAAACAATGATcaagataaaacaattaataacaaaaatctaGATGAGCAGGAAGTCAATGTTCATTGAAATTCAGATTGAAGAATAACCCGCAACGCTTTGAAAGTTACTCGCATGGTGTTCCAAGGTTTTTGTCCACCCTCCCATCTTCCAGgtaacaagcaaaacaaaaatataaccgTCCGTTGATGAAAGACGGACAAGagcaatgatattaatttgattcatttgTACGTATTGCCGATGCTATTTCATATATACAAACCCAATAATCACTGCCAACCAGAACTTGTGATCTTTAATTGTGGACAAGAAGGCACAAAAAATTCATCACGGTTGAAAGAGGCGAACAGAGCTCTCAAAACGTTAGCACCCAGTTCCTGTAGTTACATACTGGTTGAGTGCTGATAACCAAGACCTCCTGCGCTCTGTGTTAGAAGTCGATTGTCTAATTCTTGATCTCGAACACCTGACTAGGCATTCACGCAGGTTCCGATCAATAGTACAAGGAACCAAAGATGGACTTGTATCTGAAGTTCCCATGCATCGGCTGGCATTGAAATTCATTGACGGAAACTTCCGGCAACTTAAAGAGCGGAACGAAGATGAAAGCGGGGAAATTCTGGTGCATTGGAAATCAGGCTTGCAGAGTAGGGTTTTCATTGAAGTGAAATCTTGTTCTTCACCCGAACATGTGCAAAATGATAGAGATAAACTTGTTCTGGCAATAGCTTTAACCAATGGCTTTGTTCCAGGAAGCTTGACAAATGAAACTATGCCATGCCGGCAGAGAGGACAGGCAACTGACCCTGTTGGGCCTTGAGCAACAGTTGAGGTACAGATTGCAGAACAAAGATACAATGCACATCGTGTGCAAAATTCATGTCTACAGCCTGCACATCATATTGTTTTATGTGGTGAAGGCATTATTTATAAATGACGAGAAAATTCAGTAGAAGCACACAAGGAGAAGATggtgagaatatatatatatatagtttggcATCAGTTACACAAATTTCAGCTATTATTTGGTGACACGAAACACAAAAACACCATGAACTCGTCAAATACCCTCGTAACTAATTGGAAATATCCCAAACATCAAGGTTTTTgtagaattaaaagaaaattacaaatcaaTGGATATAAGCAATGGTACACATGAAATATGTATAGATGTACTCAGGTAAAAGCCACTTGATCAACCATGTTATACATGAAATAATATGCAGTAAAATCATTCAAGGTTTGAAAGAAAACGAGTATGCTCTAAGAGCGTCATACCTAGACTTTTCTGTTACCTGGAAAATTACATTGCTATAGATGCTTTACTGGATGAATTGTTCATGCTGAGTTTTAATAGCCTCGAATATAATTCTCATTTTCCAATAGATTTAAAGGGACTGTCACAGTTGTTCTCTAATTATATACCTTGTACCTGAAGAAATATAATCCTAACTACCACCAACAATGCATATGAAGGTGACAGACCACCACAATCTCTATCTGCCACTACTGCTATATAATATCACCCTCATCCATCACTCTTTACAAAGCCTAAGAAATGAGTATCCAGCTCATACCACCACTTGGATGGATCCAGAAACATAACCCTGTAGAAGAGGTGTCGTTCCCAAATgttgaaatgaaaaatttttattttccaaaaacatGGGAATTCAAAGTTTTGGTGCAAAAAATGATCATTCAGAGTTCCGGATTCATCTATATATGCATGGGCCAAAAGGCTACATTTATGTGTATGAAACACATGAAACACACACTGATGTTAAGAGAGAACGTTTTAAGATTCCACTTTCCATCTTTTGGCAACAAAACTGCAAAAATTAGagagcaaataaaatttaatcgaAAAACAAGGTTCTGGAAATGGACTCTGGCGATACTGCTACCCTTCAACATTTGCTTTAAAATGATAGCTCTTAGGTCTCAAGCCCACAACATTTTACTCCACAAgccaaaaaaaatctatcatttGCACTATACAATAGCTTCCAGAAAGGTAGTACATGATAAAATAACTTTCCTCATTTTTTCCAATAGTTTTACTTTCACCATTTCCGCTTGACAATATTAGTTCCTTTCCAGACAAAAACATTTAAGGAGGGAAAACATGATAGAAAATTGGAAACTACTAACAATTGATAGTAACATACCTTCTGCAGCAACTGTGCACTTCCTTTCCAAACAAACCACACATGCATCCTCACATGTAGGGAGGGAATCATTGTTCCTCCATCCACATTCTCTGCAAATGGTCCCAACAAAAGATAACATTCCTTGATTATATAGTTAACTATTGTACTTGgaaacaaaacattaatttctGTGATTGTAAATGAGACTCTAAGACCTAAAATGACCATGAAGAAAACTTCATGCAATGTATGTGATTTCTATTACATGGAACTCAATCTCAAAAGTTCTGCAAATGACACTCTAAAAAAACTTCAAGCAATGTGATTTCATTCACATGGAACTCAATCTGAACTAGAAACGTTTCACCGCATACTTAATAAAAAGCCTTTTCCATGAGCATGTAAGCGGTTAACATCATGTGCAATAGTTTTATTCCTCAGTGCTTCTAGGGGTCTGCATTTTTTGCAAATGCCACCCTGATGGCAGCTACTAATTTGGAACTTAATTGAAAGTCACATTATCAGCCAGGCAAGATGTTAACACACAAAAAGATACTAAAGGCAAGAAAAAGCTTCTCAGGAAGCAAAGACCTTGTAGTTTACACAAAAGTGTAAAATTCAGGGGTCATTGTGATTTTATGTAGCAAGTCACATGATATGGCATATGCCAATGCATTACAGTAGAGTAGCCAATAAAATATGACAAGCTGTATTTACCTGGCAATTTTGACAATGCTCATAAAGGGAATAGATAGATATGAAGAAGGACAGATTTGAGACCGGTTCCCTGGCTGTGAGCAAAGAATCTCCTCAAGTTCATTTCTGTGCCACGAACAAGCAACCATCGATGGAGTCCACCTTGAATCAAACAAAAGAGAACAAGAGGTGTTTTAACACAACGATGTGGTTTATCTCAATAGAATTTATACAGTAAATCATACAATAAAGGGGCAATTGGACATCCAACAGCTTTGGACATTTGTCGGTCACAACATTTTAAAGTACAGATCCATCATTGCAATGATATAATTCCAAATGGAATGATTAGAATGCCCAGATTTTACTGATCTTGAAAACTAATTATGTTGTGTTTGATATGTATTATAATGTTAACACGTAGACTTGATGTTAAGTAGAAAAGAGTTTGAGATTCTCATATTATTGCTAGTAAAAATCATAATCATTGCCtaagatcaaatataatgcaaaaaagGCACATAGGTGTATAAGGTGAAATGAAGCAAGCAAGTTTTCTTCTGAAGAGTGGCCATCCTCACTTGATAGACATTGGCAAAACCACAGCTACATTCTAGAGAAAATTCAAGGGGAAAATAGCTTCACTGACAGGTATCTAAAATCATAGTGAAACTTCTATGATATTTCCCTTCTTTATCAGTCAAAGATGTTAGTGATTTAAAGGTAACGACCTTCACAGCTGATCTCTCTCAATATAAAGCAGTCATAAATACAATGAACAAAGAGAGGGTAAAGCAGGTATATTATGAAGTCCGAAATTCATTTTGTCAGCACCCAATGCCACAGTGACATCAGTTTTAACTCTTCCATGGTCACTTTAGTCATCCATgtgatttttcagtttcatgGGCAACTCTTATCCTAAATGATTTCAATGCCAacttgttaagaatgttttatttgtcAGAATGCACAATGTTTGCCAACCCAAAATCATTGTGACATCCTCAACAAATTAAGATTTCTACTGCCCACCCTCCTATCCAGGCACAAACAGTGTAAGCATGCAGACCAAAATAACAACTGGTAaaggaaaacattttaattGTGTGTATGTGCCATACCTGGTTTAAAAGCAGATATAATATCATTGCAGAAAGATTCAAGTAGATGCCACTTGCAAATCACTACATTATTATATACATTGAACATATGAGAGtactaaatccaaaaatatgCTACAGGAGATTCATACCCATTTGCATTCTCAGCCGTCAAATTAGCACCCCTGGCAATCAAAATCTGAAGCACAACACATGATCATGACAAAGATTCAGCATATATATAACTCATTTTCAGTTTCATAGTTTTCTTCTTTGTTAGGAAACATACTTGACAACATTGTGAATTTCCACCACATGCAGCATAGTGAAGAGCCGTGCTTCCAGCACCTGCAAAGCAGCAACCAGGGGCAGACATTTAAATATTTGGCATTGCAAGCTAAACAATTTAGCCCAGATTAATTGTGCCCCGTAACCCATAGGTACTAACCTCGTGCCTATAGATAAGGTATTGATAGCTGAATAATGTCATTAAAGATAGGATTTTGCTTATGCAACTGAAATCTTGGAATTCCACAGATTGATTTGACATTTTGATAACCGTGTCCTTTGCTATTTTGATTTGGATGACACAGAATCCAATTCCTCTGTATACTGTATTTACTGAGTTGCAACAGTggtttgaaaacaaattaatcaaatgGCCTCCATTTTAAAAGTGTCTTAGTCTCTTACTACGTGAGAAACTGAGCATGAGAAATTAATGAGCATTGATGGCATAAAACAATTGCTCTTGTACCCATGGTAGAGAATTGTGTCACAGTTTAAGtaatatacaaaaataagaaCTGCAAAAAATGGCATTACTGTTCCTCCTGGAAGTCAGCCTAACAGTGCAAGATCAGCTATCATCACTTAAAGTAAACTGGGATCACCTATTAGATCGATAGTAGTTCCATCTTCCACGGTGACCTCATAAACGGAAGCTCCCAAGTCCAAGAGTAACTGCACGCTTTCAACATGCCCATTTAGGGCTGCCATATGCAAAGCAGTTATGCCTCCATCAGCAGGTCTATTGATTACCTCGCGAAGAGCACTGGTGCAAGCACAATGGCACACCTcagcaaacaaaatcataataaaGGATGATAGAAGTGCAAAGAAAACTAAGAGTTGAAAGTACCTTCCATCAAACTCAGAGATGGATTCATTGTCCTTAGATCCCTTACTTAAAATCTCCCAACAATCAGCTATGCTAGGTATATAGTCTGCAAGGAGGAGGCGTATGCATCGAGAATGACCATTCAAAGCAGCCAAGTGAAGTGCAGTACCCCCATTAAGATAATCTGCTCTGTGAATCTAAAATCCAATACTCCACAAATGTCACATTCATAGTTCCTAAATCTTCTAAGCTATTCATGGTTAATGAAGTATGGTCTAATTGACTTGAAAGTAAACTACATACATTGGCTTTAAAAAGCATCAAAGTCAGCACAACCTCCCAGTGACCATGTTGACAAGCTTGCATCAAAGCAGTCTGTTcacacaaattaaaaagaactaGAAATTGTATTATTTCATAGAGATGCTAACCTGTCTTGAAGTTTCTCAAAATACCTAAAAGCTATATGAACGGTTGCTTCAAgtaaataaaagctaaaatacCATACAAATAAAGCCTAAAAATTCCATTTGAGGTATGATGAAATTACCTGACCACGATAATTCCTCAGATTGATATCAATTCCAGACTCAAGCAAGAGAGAAACTAtctaaaaacatgtaaaatcacCATCACCACAACAGAGATGACTCAATAATTGCTCAACGTAAAAGATTAACCACAAAATACCTCATGGTGACCCTGAGCTGCAGAGTAATGGAGTGGAGAATTTCGAACACCAAATGTTGAGTACCTTGCAAGCCTTGGATTGTATTCCAATAAAGCCTTAGCTTCTTGAATATCCCCATCTCTTGCAGCCGAAACCAAACGTTCTCCAGAGGCAGAACAACCAAGTGAATTGCCTATGATGCTCAGAAATTTCATGATTTCTGGGAAGAAGCAAGATTGTTTTTTCTAGCTCCAAAGCAACTCCCTTGATCTtccacaaaaaacaaaaaaagtaaatgagGGCTTTTGTATCCTCAGCCCCCAAACTATTCACAAGCTTGTTTATACATGACAGAACATAAGGAAAATGGAAAGCGTTCCTCGTACCTATCCAACTAATAACAATCCAAAATTcgaaaaataaaccaaataattGGTTGCAACAGTCATAATCTCATTGACCTTTTCATAATACCTATGGTGAATTTTGAGAGAGACAAGGAAAAGGTTAGAAAAAGACTGCAGTTGGCATCCAAATTCCAAATGAAAGAATTAAAGCAGGGTCTCTTCGACTACtgacttgagaaaaaaaaacaataagagaaGCTGAATGTGACTCTTTATAGCTTAGTTAAAGATCTCGTGAATTTCGAGAAACCAATCCAATAATTCAATGACGAATTCACTAATCAATTGTCAACACCATCGTATTTACTTCTTCACCAAAAAGAACACAACAACTTTCAAGCTATCCAATTctccttcaaatttcaaaatctcATATATTCTCCCTCAAATACACAAATTTCCAATGCCCCGATTCCATAAACTTCTTAAAGATTGAGAATTTCAAAAACACATCTCCTATTATGCCTCAAAGAATCAAACTTCACAACAGAACGTCCaaaacaagggaaaaaaaataaaacagaactCCCCAATATTAACTTCTTCTTCCAAATTTCACTCAAAGAATCTCAACGTAAGAAACCCGGATCAGGCATCTCTCCTAATGAGGAGATAAAGAAATACAGGAGGAAAGAAAGCTTGATCAAAAGTAGAGAAGAAATGGCCAAATATTTAGGCAAAAAGGAGCTTAAAATAGGCAAAATTGAGAATCGCAAGagataagaaattgaaatgGGGAAAGACAGCGACCTTTAACTACAActtttagccaaaaaaaataaaaataaaagaaagaaagagaaaacatgAATGAAAGGCGTGTCTCCCATCATTGGATGGATTCTTGGCCAGTCaacttcgtttttttttttttctttctttctttctttcgttGCTTGCTTAGCGCTGGAGGgaaattatagaaataaattaaaaaaaaaggaagctcttagttttatttgttattttcttgcTACGATTACAAATCtcacaaattaaatataaacatggGTAGTGTTTTCAATTCTTGCAATCATGTTTTGACTcaatttatcatttctttttcatggCGAGTAAGGTATGGAAAATAATAGAAATGGTGAACATTAATAAGaaagattaacaaaaaaaaaacatatggatGGATAGAGTAATGAGACTCGCAATTAAATCCAGTTTTAAGATCTCAATTCAAGgccatacttttttattttattttatcacatAGTGTTGTTTGATATTGCCCAGAATTTCTTAGTAAGTCTTGCATTCAGcatgaaatatctttttttttcagttattgttatgtttttcatcctttatatatatatattgagttttaatttttgggTGTGTTTGTTAGTGTGGTTGAGGTTacttttcaatatgttttttacacggaaatgcatcaaaataattttttttattttttaaaaattatttttaaaatcagcacattaaaataatttgaaaacacaaaaaaatattaatttaaaacaaaaaaaaataaaaaagatttaaattttttaaaaacacttttaaaacagcgaaaaaatataaacattataaaaatacctacggctatatataaatacaaaagacACAATCTTGTGTACTTGAAGTATATATGAGACAACTTATTTACCTTATTAGTTAATGAGTGTTATGactaattattttcataaatttctcaatttttggaattgaattaataattacAAACACTGTTACCtcacaaaaggaaaaaaaaatctattttaatcaAACTACTCAACTTTTACAGAAATTGGAACTCTTGGCATTTGGTTCATAACAAAGAGTTTTAAACCTATATAAGCACCAAAGTCAAtcgcattaataaaaaaattaaaaagactcctatttttatggtatttttaagCATCCATAATTattatggttaaaatttttattttttttaaagatagattaattatgaatttaaaatgattattaacaaatataaatattaaagaaataaaaaaaaatggtggggAATTTATTGTGCTGTCATTGTTCAAGCAgacttaatttgtttgtttttagggAATTATTGTGTTGCCACTGCTTTTGTAGACTCATTAGCATGTTCACCCCCATTGTTCAtagcatttttcttctttggtacctgaatattatttttttttgcttgatcgttaaattttatttttttcaatctttttagtCCTTCCAAGTTATGttggtttggttttattttttgaatatttatttttctttgcatgCTTGTGCATATAGGCTATGGGAAAAATTATTTCAACTCTTCATTAAagattagtatttaaaaaaaagcatacaaTTATATGGTtcaattagttaaaaaaataatcgaaagaaaatgaatcaaaattaaaaaaagaaaagaaaagaaaagaaaagaaaagggttgtgtttttcttttttttttgttgttcaaaaGCATGTCTTTCAACactttgatctctattattttttaagtttatattttaattataaaattatatttttatatattttagtcattaatatgtgaataaaaaagagagaaaattgttaggaaaaaaagagaaaaaggactTTTGACCAACcactttttaattacaaaaaatatattttattgttaatgaatttattttaatgtggaGAGTTTAATGATGGTgatttgaataagaaaaattatattcagTTCAAATTGAGTTTTTAGACTAATT
It contains:
- the LOC133674424 gene encoding probable E3 ubiquitin-protein ligase XBOS32 isoform X1 — protein: MKFLSIIGNSLGCSASGERLVSAARDGDIQEAKALLEYNPRLARYSTFGVRNSPLHYSAAQGHHEIVSLLLESGIDINLRNYRGQTALMQACQHGHWEVVLTLMLFKANIHRADYLNGGTALHLAALNGHSRCIRLLLADYIPSIADCWEILSKGSKDNESISEFDGSALREVINRPADGGITALHMAALNGHVESVQLLLDLGASVYEVTVEDGTTIDLIGAGSTALHYAACGGNSQCCQILIARGANLTAENANGWTPSMVACSWHRNELEEILCSQPGNRSQICPSSYLSIPFMSIVKIARECGWRNNDSLPTCEDACVVCLERKCTVAAEGCRHEFCTRCALYLCSAICTSTVAQGPTGSVACPLCRHGIVSFVKLPGTKPLVKAIARTSLSLSFCTCSGEEQDFTSMKTLLCKPDFQCTRISPLSSSFRSLSCRKFPSMNFNASRCMGTSDTSPSLVPCTIDRNLRECLVRCSRSRIRQSTSNTERRRSWLSALNQYVTTGTGC
- the LOC133674424 gene encoding E3 ubiquitin-protein ligase XBAT32 isoform X2 — its product is MQACQHGHWEVVLTLMLFKANIHRADYLNGGTALHLAALNGHSRCIRLLLADYIPSIADCWEILSKGSKDNESISEFDGSALREVINRPADGGITALHMAALNGHVESVQLLLDLGASVYEVTVEDGTTIDLIGAGSTALHYAACGGNSQCCQILIARGANLTAENANGWTPSMVACSWHRNELEEILCSQPGNRSQICPSSYLSIPFMSIVKIARECGWRNNDSLPTCEDACVVCLERKCTVAAEGCRHEFCTRCALYLCSAICTSTVAQGPTGSVACPLCRHGIVSFVKLPGTKPLVKAIARTSLSLSFCTCSGEEQDFTSMKTLLCKPDFQCTRISPLSSSFRSLSCRKFPSMNFNASRCMGTSDTSPSLVPCTIDRNLRECLVRCSRSRIRQSTSNTERRRSWLSALNQYVTTGTGC